In the genome of candidate division KSB1 bacterium, one region contains:
- a CDS encoding response regulator, whose translation MDHDKPKILVVDDERGLREGCRRILEPEGYEVDLAEHGQQGLELLQQKQYDLMLVDLMMPVMGGLELMDHVKALQLDVIIIVITGYATIETAVKAMQHGAYDYIPKPFSPEQLLAVVNRGVERQQLRRQAQLLMQERDRRLLEIVNEKSKLLTIVNSMADGVVVINRDQQLVLWNPMAIKMLGLSGNPEHGRDIAQIIPDHPLLQFIRQAMDHDAAKYTTISEEIELAEPSPHTLMANISVVRDEAGEMLGVVAILRDITRLKEIDRLKSQFVSMVAHELRAPLSAIEGYLTAYLTGAAGNNPEFNRQMLERARQRAHSLLELVNDLLQIARIESQRVSRKKERLDITKVIANTVALFDNQAKARSIEILMRLPDSCPLIEADQNEMEQLFSNLLSNAIKYNKDQGKITIDVQPSDGCLKIDIGDTGIGISAEDLPQIFDDFYRVNRPETRYITGTGLGLAIVKKIVEAHFGRIEVKSKLNEGTTFTIKFPLKENRQCQ comes from the coding sequence ATGGATCACGATAAACCTAAAATATTGGTCGTGGATGACGAGCGTGGTCTGCGCGAAGGATGCCGACGGATCCTGGAACCGGAGGGCTACGAAGTAGATCTGGCCGAACATGGTCAGCAGGGATTGGAGCTATTGCAACAAAAGCAATATGATCTCATGCTCGTCGATCTCATGATGCCGGTGATGGGCGGGCTGGAGCTGATGGATCATGTCAAAGCGCTGCAACTGGACGTGATCATCATCGTGATCACTGGGTACGCGACCATCGAGACGGCTGTGAAAGCGATGCAGCACGGCGCTTATGACTATATCCCTAAGCCATTTTCACCAGAACAATTGCTCGCCGTGGTCAATCGGGGGGTGGAGCGGCAACAACTGCGACGGCAAGCCCAGCTTCTGATGCAAGAGCGCGACCGTCGTCTGTTGGAAATCGTCAATGAAAAGTCCAAGTTGCTTACCATAGTCAATTCTATGGCCGATGGCGTGGTGGTAATCAATCGCGACCAACAACTGGTATTGTGGAACCCGATGGCGATCAAGATGCTCGGCCTTTCTGGCAATCCAGAGCATGGCAGAGACATCGCGCAGATCATCCCAGATCATCCGTTGCTTCAGTTTATTCGTCAAGCCATGGATCATGATGCGGCCAAATATACTACGATCTCCGAAGAGATCGAGTTGGCCGAGCCATCACCGCATACGTTGATGGCTAATATTTCTGTGGTTCGTGACGAAGCGGGTGAAATGCTGGGCGTGGTGGCCATATTACGCGATATTACGCGGCTCAAAGAGATCGATCGGCTCAAATCTCAATTTGTCTCAATGGTCGCTCACGAGCTCCGCGCTCCGCTCTCGGCGATTGAAGGATATTTGACCGCATATCTCACTGGAGCGGCCGGCAATAATCCCGAATTTAATCGACAGATGCTGGAGCGGGCCAGACAGCGCGCTCACTCTTTGTTAGAATTGGTAAACGATCTATTGCAAATCGCCCGCATCGAATCTCAACGCGTCTCGAGAAAAAAAGAACGTTTGGATATCACCAAGGTAATTGCCAATACTGTGGCATTGTTTGATAATCAAGCCAAAGCCAGATCTATTGAAATATTGATGCGACTGCCCGACTCCTGTCCCCTCATCGAAGCCGATCAAAACGAAATGGAGCAATTGTTCTCGAATTTACTTTCCAATGCAATCAAATATAACAAAGATCAGGGGAAAATCACAATTGATGTGCAGCCGAGCGATGGATGCCTGAAGATCGACATCGGCGATACGGGGATCGGAATCAGTGCAGAAGATTTGCCGCAAATTTTCGATGATTTCTATCGCGTCAATCGGCCCGAAACGCGCTATATTACCGGGACTGGATTGGGGCTGGCGATCGTCAAAAAGATTGTCGAAGCCCATTTCGGCAGAATCGAGGTCAAAAGCAAGCTGAATGAGGGGACCACCTTTACGATCAAATTTCCATTGAAAGAAAATCGGCAGTGTCAGTGA
- a CDS encoding bifunctional dihydroorotate dehydrogenase B NAD binding subunit/NADPH-dependent glutamate synthase: MKVSTYRQNEIVERRQLAPSLTLFKLYSPEIATRVKAGQFVVLRADDYAERIPLTVADHDAEQGTITVIFQVVGTSTRKLDRFQQGEAILDVVGPLGRPSHIEKFGTVVCIGGGVGIAPVYPIAKALHEAGNTVISIIGARTKEMLILEDEMRAVSDQLFVTTDDGSYGRHGFVTDELKRLIEAKTPIDEVIAIGPVIMMKAVSDVTRRYQIKTVVSLNSIMVDGTGMCGGCRATIGDEVKFVCVDGPEFDGHQVKFDELILRQGMYQREERRALWHHQCKLWEEEEALRKVKVREPMPMQDPKLRIQNFDEVALGYSREQARREAARCLQCKKPPCVAGCPVEIDIPAFIAKIKEGDFMGAIHKIKEKNNLPAVCGRVCPQEEQCEKVCVLAKKGQPIAIGRLERFAADYEFSQGDIRVPPAPPKTGKRVAVIGAGPAGLTVAGDLAKMGHDVTIFEALHKAGGVLVYGIPEFRLPKRIVQVEVDYVRKLGVEIKTNMVVGQAITVDELLNNGYDAVFIGTGAGLPYFLGIPGENLNGVYSANEFLTRNNLMKAYLFPEYDTPVRVASNVAVVGGGNVAMDAARVAKRLGADHVYLVYRRSRTEMPAREEEIVNAEEEGIEFQLLTNPVRIIGDEKGWVKGIECIRMELGEPDASGRRRPIPIKGSEFVLPVEVVIAAIGQGPNPLLTKSTTGLELTKWGNIVADPETGKTSKRGVFAGGDIVTGAATVILAMGAGKKAAVAIDKYLRDGVW, translated from the coding sequence ATGAAAGTGAGCACATATCGACAGAATGAAATAGTAGAGCGAAGACAATTAGCGCCATCTTTAACGCTTTTTAAATTATACTCCCCAGAGATCGCAACGCGCGTCAAAGCTGGTCAGTTCGTGGTGTTGCGCGCCGATGATTACGCCGAACGAATTCCACTGACCGTTGCGGATCATGACGCCGAGCAAGGGACCATTACGGTGATCTTTCAAGTTGTCGGCACATCGACCCGCAAGCTCGATCGATTTCAGCAGGGCGAGGCCATTTTGGATGTGGTGGGGCCATTAGGTCGGCCCAGTCATATCGAAAAATTCGGGACCGTTGTCTGCATCGGTGGTGGGGTCGGCATTGCGCCAGTTTACCCCATTGCCAAAGCGTTGCACGAAGCTGGAAACACCGTGATTTCGATTATTGGCGCGCGCACCAAAGAGATGTTGATCTTGGAAGATGAGATGCGAGCGGTTAGCGATCAGTTGTTTGTGACCACCGACGACGGCAGTTATGGCCGACACGGTTTTGTCACGGACGAATTGAAACGGTTGATCGAGGCAAAGACGCCGATCGACGAAGTGATTGCCATTGGGCCAGTGATCATGATGAAAGCCGTGTCCGATGTCACGCGGCGCTACCAGATCAAAACTGTGGTGAGCCTCAATTCGATCATGGTGGATGGCACTGGCATGTGCGGAGGCTGCCGCGCCACCATTGGTGATGAAGTTAAATTTGTCTGTGTGGACGGTCCGGAATTTGATGGGCATCAGGTGAAATTTGATGAATTAATTTTGCGACAGGGGATGTACCAAAGGGAAGAGCGACGGGCGTTGTGGCATCATCAATGCAAGTTATGGGAAGAGGAGGAGGCGCTTCGCAAGGTGAAGGTGCGCGAGCCGATGCCGATGCAAGATCCCAAGCTGCGGATCCAAAATTTTGATGAGGTGGCGTTGGGATATAGTCGCGAGCAGGCGCGTCGCGAGGCGGCCCGTTGTCTCCAGTGCAAAAAACCCCCATGTGTGGCTGGCTGCCCAGTGGAGATCGATATCCCAGCATTTATCGCCAAAATCAAAGAGGGCGATTTCATGGGTGCCATCCACAAGATCAAAGAGAAAAACAATCTGCCCGCCGTATGCGGCCGGGTCTGTCCCCAGGAGGAGCAATGCGAAAAGGTCTGTGTATTGGCGAAAAAAGGCCAGCCCATTGCCATCGGTCGGCTGGAACGCTTTGCAGCAGATTATGAATTTTCACAGGGCGATATCAGGGTTCCACCGGCGCCACCAAAAACTGGCAAACGCGTGGCGGTCATCGGCGCTGGACCTGCTGGCCTCACCGTGGCTGGCGACCTGGCCAAAATGGGACACGACGTGACCATATTCGAAGCGTTGCACAAAGCTGGAGGCGTTTTGGTCTATGGGATCCCAGAATTCCGCCTCCCAAAACGGATCGTTCAAGTAGAGGTCGATTATGTCCGCAAATTGGGCGTCGAGATCAAGACCAACATGGTGGTGGGCCAGGCGATTACCGTAGATGAGCTGCTCAACAATGGTTACGATGCGGTATTCATCGGCACCGGTGCCGGTTTGCCCTATTTTCTCGGCATCCCAGGCGAGAATTTAAACGGCGTTTACTCGGCAAACGAATTTCTCACCCGAAACAACTTGATGAAAGCATATCTGTTCCCCGAGTATGACACCCCGGTTCGGGTCGCCAGCAATGTCGCTGTCGTCGGTGGGGGGAATGTCGCCATGGATGCGGCTCGGGTGGCCAAACGGCTGGGCGCCGACCATGTTTATCTCGTCTATCGTCGTTCCCGGACCGAAATGCCAGCACGAGAGGAGGAGATCGTCAACGCCGAAGAAGAAGGCATCGAATTTCAGTTGCTCACCAATCCAGTTCGCATTATCGGTGATGAAAAAGGTTGGGTGAAGGGTATCGAGTGCATTCGAATGGAATTGGGCGAACCCGATGCTTCAGGCAGAAGGCGACCGATTCCCATCAAAGGTTCAGAATTTGTCCTCCCGGTGGAAGTGGTGATTGCCGCCATCGGTCAAGGGCCCAATCCGTTGTTGACCAAGAGCACCACAGGGCTTGAATTGACCAAATGGGGCAATATTGTGGCCGATCCCGAGACAGGCAAAACCAGCAAGCGCGGCGTGTTTGCTGGCGGCGATATTGTCACTGGAGCAGCTACGGTGATCCTGGCCATGGGCGCTGGCAAGAAGGCGGCCGTGGCGATCGATAAGTACCTTAGGGATGGGGTGTGGTGA